One window from the genome of Hippopotamus amphibius kiboko isolate mHipAmp2 chromosome 13, mHipAmp2.hap2, whole genome shotgun sequence encodes:
- the SPATA12 gene encoding LOW QUALITY PROTEIN: spermatogenesis-associated protein 12 (The sequence of the model RefSeq protein was modified relative to this genomic sequence to represent the inferred CDS: inserted 3 bases in 3 codons; substituted 1 base at 1 genomic stop codon) yields MSSSALTFGXTLEKSGDTWEMKAMTSSSLVVPWPPETLGXSTXHPNKPSLSQGLSIWPGAAXCLPELTFHGDVHQREAYLGYLKHRSLFISLNKSSGKILLTSISSNTTDEGPKKTNNVGAELSSPRHSHSDQLAFTKGCYISSFSTVYPNTYTDTHTHRLL; encoded by the exons ATGTCTAGTTCTGCCCTGACTTTTG CCACCCTGGAAAAGTCAGGAGACACCTGGGAAATGAAGGCAATGACTTCCTCCAGCCTTGTTGTTCCATGGCCACCAGAGACTCTGG CATCCACCTAACATCCCAACAAACCCTCACTGAGCCAGGGACTGAGCATTTGGCCAGGAGCAG TTTGCCTCCCAGAACTGACATTCCACGGGGATGTGCACCAAAGAGAGGCCTATCTAGGATATTTAAAACACCGATCTCTCTTTATATCACTGAATAAATCTTCAGGGAAGATCCTCCTCACCTCTATTTCTTCCAATACAACTGACGAAGGGCCCAAGAAGACAAACA ATGTTGGTGCAGAGCTCAGCAGCCCAAGGCACAGCCATTCAGATCAACTGGCATTTACTAAAGGCTGCTATATCAGTTCCTTTTCCACAGTATATCccaacacatacacagacacacacacacacagactgctATAA